A genomic segment from Actinomadura hallensis encodes:
- a CDS encoding cytochrome c biogenesis CcdA family protein has product MSSLNETVVSGSLVAAAPLAALAGLVSFASPCVLPLVPGYLSYVTGMTGADLADQRRGRLLAGVLLFVAGFSLVFVSYGVLFGGLGRWLLEYQDTITRVLGVVVILFGLAFMGFVPGLQRTVKSARLPAAGIAGAPLLGVLFGLGWTPCIGPTLGAVQSLAVTEASAGRGALLSLAYCAGLGLPFVVAAVAYRRALGAFGAVKRHYPLVMRIGGGMLVLIGVLLVTGLWADLNIELKSWISGFQPVI; this is encoded by the coding sequence GTGAGCTCACTCAACGAGACGGTCGTCAGCGGGTCGCTGGTGGCGGCGGCGCCGCTGGCGGCCCTCGCGGGGCTCGTGTCGTTCGCGTCGCCGTGCGTCCTGCCGCTGGTGCCCGGCTACCTGTCGTACGTGACCGGCATGACCGGCGCCGACCTGGCCGACCAGCGGCGCGGCCGGCTGCTCGCCGGGGTCCTGCTGTTCGTCGCGGGCTTCAGCCTCGTGTTCGTCAGCTACGGCGTGCTCTTCGGGGGGCTCGGCCGGTGGCTGCTGGAGTACCAGGACACGATCACCCGCGTCCTCGGCGTCGTCGTCATCCTGTTCGGCCTCGCGTTCATGGGGTTCGTGCCCGGGCTGCAGCGGACGGTGAAGTCGGCCCGGCTGCCCGCGGCGGGCATCGCGGGCGCGCCGCTGCTCGGCGTGCTGTTCGGGCTCGGCTGGACGCCGTGCATCGGGCCGACGCTCGGCGCGGTGCAGAGCCTCGCCGTCACCGAGGCGAGCGCCGGGCGGGGCGCGCTGCTGTCGCTGGCGTACTGTGCGGGCCTCGGGCTGCCGTTCGTGGTCGCCGCCGTCGCCTACCGCAGGGCGCTCGGCGCGTTCGGGGCGGTGAAGCGGCACTACCCCCTGGTCATGCGGATCGGCGGCGGGATGCTCGTCCTCATCGGGGTGCTGCTGGTGACCGGCCTGTGGGCGGACCTGAACATCGAGCTCAAGTCGTGGATCAGCGGCTTCCAACCGGTGATATGA
- a CDS encoding TlpA family protein disulfide reductase produces the protein MSPRVSPLRVAAAVVALCGLLAGCAGTGAAENGPGGDDNRFIAGDGNVTEYAPADRTSVRDVGGELLNGDAFKLSDVQGKVVVVNFWASWCAPCRGEAPSLQHVYTQRKDEGVEFLGVNFKDSKANAEAFERRFKITYPSLFDADGQVTLAFREVPPSAIPSTLVLDRQGRVAARIIGATTTSKLDPLVAKVAAER, from the coding sequence TCGCGCTCTGCGGGCTGCTGGCCGGCTGCGCCGGGACGGGCGCGGCGGAGAACGGGCCGGGCGGTGACGACAACCGGTTCATCGCGGGCGACGGCAACGTCACCGAGTACGCGCCCGCCGACCGCACGAGCGTCCGGGACGTCGGCGGCGAGCTGCTGAACGGCGACGCGTTCAAGCTCTCCGACGTCCAGGGCAAGGTCGTGGTCGTCAACTTCTGGGCGTCCTGGTGCGCGCCCTGCCGCGGTGAGGCGCCGTCGCTCCAGCACGTCTACACCCAGCGCAAGGACGAGGGCGTCGAGTTCCTCGGCGTCAACTTCAAGGACTCCAAGGCCAACGCCGAGGCGTTCGAGCGCAGGTTCAAGATCACCTACCCGAGCCTGTTCGACGCCGACGGGCAGGTGACGCTGGCCTTCCGCGAGGTGCCGCCCAGCGCGATCCCGAGCACGCTCGTCCTCGACCGGCAGGGCCGGGTCGCGGCCCGCATCATCGGCGCGACGACGACGTCGAAGCTCGACCCCCTGGTCGCCAAGGTCGCCGCCGAACGATGA